In Nocardioides sp. JQ2195, a genomic segment contains:
- a CDS encoding YceI family protein yields the protein MSIFSRNKSTAVAEPVFDAGTSALSDISGDYTIDASHTYIGFQARHAMVTTVRGAFKDFEGKAVVDAANPANSKVELTIAVNSLDTGVADRDGHLASGDFFDVEQYPNITFVSTKVEADGDDWNVTGDLTIKDVTKPVTVPFEFTGSAQDPFGNVRVGFEGEVAVNRKDWNLSWNAALETGGVLVSEKVKLKFDVSAIKNA from the coding sequence ATGAGCATCTTCAGCCGCAACAAGTCCACCGCCGTCGCCGAGCCCGTCTTCGACGCCGGCACCAGCGCACTGTCCGACATCTCCGGCGACTACACGATCGACGCCAGCCACACCTACATCGGCTTCCAAGCCCGGCACGCGATGGTCACCACCGTCCGCGGTGCGTTCAAGGACTTCGAGGGCAAGGCCGTCGTCGACGCCGCCAACCCGGCCAACTCCAAGGTCGAGCTGACCATCGCGGTGAACAGCCTCGACACCGGCGTCGCCGACCGCGACGGCCACCTCGCCTCGGGCGACTTCTTCGACGTCGAGCAGTACCCGAACATCACCTTCGTCTCCACCAAGGTCGAGGCCGACGGCGACGACTGGAACGTCACCGGCGACCTGACCATCAAGGACGTCACCAAGCCCGTCACCGTGCCCTTCGAGTTCACCGGCTCCGCCCAGGACCCGTTCGGCAACGTGCGCGTGGGCTTCGAGGGCGAGGTCGCCGTCAACCGCAAGGACTGGAACCTCTCCTGGAACGCCGCGCTCGAGACCGGCGGCGTGCTCGTCTCCGAGAAGGTCAAGCTCAAGTTCGACGTCTCCGCGATCAAGAACGCGTGA
- a CDS encoding GNAT family N-acetyltransferase, which produces MELPPGLTTRALSFDDAQSVTDAMAADEVAATGEAAIELADIVSDWRRPSFDLATSTIGVFESGRLLGYAELGGHDRADAAVHPDHHGRGVGTWLAHWVVATARSRGASVVGMPVPQGSTADTLLATLGFRVRWSSWILELPTGSAIPPRPLPEGHTIRAATDEDHRAAWTVVEDAFLEWSDRERDPFEDFLAKVVQRPGFRPWHLRVAVDPAGSVVGVSSLVMAQQCAFVERLAVRRDVRGRGLAQALLADSFTQARAHGADRCELSTDSRTGALSLYEKVGMVVTSTWVNRAIDL; this is translated from the coding sequence ATGGAACTTCCCCCGGGCCTGACCACCAGAGCCCTGTCCTTCGACGATGCGCAGTCGGTCACCGATGCGATGGCGGCCGACGAGGTCGCCGCGACCGGGGAGGCGGCGATCGAGCTGGCTGACATCGTCAGCGACTGGCGGCGCCCCAGCTTCGACCTGGCCACCAGCACGATCGGCGTCTTCGAGTCGGGCCGACTCCTCGGCTATGCCGAGCTCGGCGGCCACGACCGGGCTGACGCCGCAGTGCACCCCGACCACCACGGCCGCGGGGTCGGCACCTGGTTGGCGCACTGGGTCGTGGCCACCGCCCGATCGCGAGGTGCGTCGGTGGTGGGCATGCCGGTCCCGCAGGGGTCGACCGCAGACACCCTCCTGGCCACCCTCGGCTTCCGGGTGCGCTGGAGCTCGTGGATCCTCGAGCTCCCCACCGGCTCCGCGATCCCACCGCGGCCACTGCCGGAGGGCCACACCATCCGCGCGGCCACCGACGAGGACCACCGGGCCGCGTGGACCGTCGTCGAGGACGCCTTCCTCGAGTGGTCGGACCGGGAGCGCGACCCGTTCGAGGACTTCCTGGCCAAGGTGGTGCAGCGACCGGGCTTCCGACCCTGGCACCTGCGGGTCGCGGTGGACCCGGCCGGCTCGGTGGTCGGGGTCTCCTCGCTGGTCATGGCGCAGCAGTGCGCGTTCGTCGAGCGCCTCGCCGTACGCCGGGACGTGCGCGGGCGCGGACTCGCCCAGGCACTGCTGGCCGACTCGTTCACCCAGGCCCGCGCCCACGGCGCAGACCGGTGCGAGCTGAGCACCGACTCGCGCACCGGGGCACTGTCCCTCTACGAGAAGGTGGGCATGGTGGTCACGTCGACGTGGGTGAACCGCGCCATCGACCTGTAG